Proteins co-encoded in one Anolis carolinensis isolate JA03-04 unplaced genomic scaffold, rAnoCar3.1.pri scaffold_9, whole genome shotgun sequence genomic window:
- the LOC100555356 gene encoding C-signal gives MALGFGPRSVVLTGANRGIGLELVRQLLGAAEPPQWIFACSREPDGERGKELRKLASSHPNVIIVKLDATNPVTIKEAATCIEGHLKGAGLNVLINNAGIFTDKELETLDPEDMLNAYKTNVVGPLLVSQAFLPLLKKAAKESAQDGLSCRKAAIINISSVLGSIESVPLNYSKPAVPYRCSKAALNMLTKCLSLSLKEDRVLCTAVHPGWVKTDMGTQEADLSVDESVRGIIGVLSKLGDTHNGVLVNWKGNNVPW, from the exons ATGGCGCTGGGTTTCGGACCTCGGAGCGTCGTCCTCACGGGAGCCAATCGCGGGATCGGCTTGGAGCTGGTTCGGCAGCTTTTGGGCGCCGCGGAGCCGCCGCAATGGATCTTTGCCTGCAGCCGGGAGCCCGACGGGGAGCGAGGAAAG GAGTTAAGGAAACTGGCTTCCAGTCACCCAAATGTTATAATAGTGAAACTGG ATGCTACAAATCCTGTGACCATTAAGGAAGCTGCCACTTGCATTGAGGGGCACCTCAAAGGGGCAGGGCTGAATGTGCTCATAAACAATGCTGGCATTTTCACAGACAAGGAACTGGAAACCTTGGATCCTGAAGACATGCTGAATGCCTACAAGACCAATGTGGTTGGGCCATTGTTAGTGAGCCAG GCTTTTCTGCCACTGTTAAAGAAGGCAGCCAAGGAAAGCGCACAGGATGGACTCAGTTGCAGGAAAGCAGCCATCATCAACATTTCTTCTGTCTTAGGCTCCATTGAGTCAGTCCCACTAAACTACAGCAAGCCTGCAGTCCCCTACCGCTGCAGCAAG GCTGCTCTAAATATGCTTACAAAGTGCCTCTCTTTGAGCCTCAAAGAAGATAGGGTTCTGTGCACCGCAGTTCATCCTGGCTGGGTGAAGACAGACATGGGAACCCAAGAG GCCGACTTGAGTGTAGACGAGAGCGTGCGGGGGATTATCGGTGTGCTTTCCAAGCTTGGTGACACACACAATGGCGTTCTTGTGAACTGGAAAGGAAACAATGTTCCTTGGTGA